One window from the genome of Acidobacteriota bacterium encodes:
- the glnA gene encoding type I glutamate--ammonia ligase, with protein sequence MTANDVMAKIKDEGIRVIDLRFVDLPGLWQHFTVSAKEFSADIFEEGIGFDGSSIRGFQQIQESDMLLFPDPSTAFIDPFAAETTLCLICNIKDPITGESYTRDPRHIAQKAEAYLKSTGIGDTAYFGPEPEFFIFDDIRFGQTYNEGYYHIDAGEGFWNAGRAENPDAAGNSRNLGYKPRYKEGYFPVPPMDSHQDLRTEMLLTLEQIGVDIEVHHHEVGTAGQAEIDMRFDSLVSMGDKLMKYKYAVKNVARRHGKTVTLMPKPIFQDNGSGMHVHQSVWKDGRNQFFEAGTYGDLSDTALHYIGGVLKHAPALLALTNPTTNSYRRLVPGYEAPINLIYSMRNRSAAVRIPVYSSSEKAKRIETRFPDPTCNGYMAFSALLMAGLDGVQNKITPPGPLDKDLYDLPPEDKAQIDSTPADLAEALDALEKDHEFLLKGDVFTKDVVETWLSYKRENEIDAIRLRPHPWEFALYFDI encoded by the coding sequence ATGACAGCGAACGACGTGATGGCAAAGATCAAGGACGAGGGGATCCGGGTAATCGACCTGCGCTTCGTCGACCTGCCCGGACTGTGGCAGCACTTCACCGTGTCGGCGAAGGAGTTCTCCGCGGACATCTTCGAGGAGGGGATCGGGTTCGACGGCTCGAGCATCCGCGGATTCCAGCAGATCCAGGAGAGCGACATGCTGCTGTTCCCGGATCCGTCGACCGCGTTCATCGATCCGTTCGCAGCCGAGACCACGCTCTGTCTCATCTGCAACATCAAGGACCCGATCACCGGCGAGTCCTATACGCGGGACCCGCGCCACATCGCCCAGAAGGCCGAGGCGTACCTGAAGTCGACCGGCATCGGCGACACCGCCTACTTCGGTCCCGAGCCCGAGTTCTTCATCTTCGACGACATCCGCTTCGGACAGACCTACAACGAAGGCTACTACCACATCGACGCCGGTGAGGGGTTCTGGAACGCCGGCCGCGCGGAGAACCCGGACGCCGCCGGCAACTCGCGCAACCTCGGCTACAAGCCGCGGTACAAGGAAGGCTACTTCCCGGTGCCGCCCATGGACAGCCACCAGGACCTGCGCACCGAGATGCTGCTCACCCTGGAGCAGATCGGCGTCGACATCGAGGTCCATCACCACGAGGTGGGCACCGCGGGCCAGGCCGAGATCGACATGCGCTTCGACTCGCTGGTCAGCATGGGCGACAAGCTGATGAAGTACAAGTACGCCGTCAAGAACGTGGCCCGGCGCCACGGCAAGACGGTGACGCTGATGCCGAAGCCCATCTTCCAGGACAACGGGTCCGGCATGCACGTGCACCAGAGCGTCTGGAAGGACGGCAGGAACCAGTTCTTCGAGGCGGGCACCTACGGCGACCTCAGCGACACGGCGCTCCACTACATCGGCGGCGTCCTCAAGCACGCCCCGGCGCTGCTGGCGCTGACCAACCCGACCACCAACTCCTACCGGCGGCTGGTCCCGGGCTACGAGGCGCCGATCAACCTGATCTACTCGATGCGCAACCGCAGCGCCGCGGTCCGCATCCCGGTCTATTCGAGCAGCGAGAAAGCGAAGCGGATCGAGACGCGCTTTCCCGACCCGACGTGCAACGGCTACATGGCATTCAGCGCGCTGCTGATGGCGGGCCTCGACGGCGTCCAGAACAAGATCACGCCGCCGGGGCCGCTCGACAAGGACCTGTACGACCTTCCGCCGGAAGACAAGGCCCAGATCGACAGCACGCCGGCCGATCTGGCCGAGGCGCTCGACGCCCTGGAGAAGGATCACGAGTTCCTGCTCAAGGGCGACGTCTTCACGAAGGACGTGGTGGAGACCTGGCTCTCCTACAAGCGGGAGAACGAGATCGACGCGATCCGCCTGCGGCCGCATCCGTGGGAGTTCGCGCTCTACTTCGACATCTAG
- a CDS encoding P-II family nitrogen regulator produces the protein MKMIEAIVRPNRVDAIKDALAKQDISGITVSEVRGHGRQRGHTTVYRGREYDISLLPKAKIEVVVADDMVEAAIDAIMDAARTGEIGDGRVFVLPVEQSRIIRTGERDVV, from the coding sequence ATGAAGATGATCGAGGCCATCGTCCGCCCCAACCGGGTCGACGCCATCAAGGACGCGCTTGCGAAGCAGGACATCTCGGGCATCACGGTCAGCGAGGTGCGCGGCCACGGCCGCCAGCGCGGCCATACGACCGTGTACCGGGGCCGGGAGTACGACATCAGCCTGCTGCCCAAGGCCAAGATCGAGGTCGTGGTGGCCGACGACATGGTCGAGGCCGCGATCGACGCCATCATGGATGCGGCGCGGACAGGTGAGATCGGGGACGGGCGGGTCTTCGTGCTGCCGGTCGAGCAGAGCCGGATTATTCGGACGGGTGAGCGGGACGTCGTGTAG
- a CDS encoding HD domain-containing protein — MLQSDPAATPGDTRSRGALSTLSTRLAEAREELRAAAARARAGVRTLRRYSTRIDDILKDIYEAGRQLTDKPTALIPLGGYGRRHLCQCSDIDLLIVVDGEIGAPEERFLRAILHPLWDLGLEVGHQVRRVAEFGEPEADNPEYLAALLDARFLVGDANVFERSAKACLAAESPWRAPMRAALIDLARQRHGQFNHTVFQLEPDIKDAPGGLRDATAIRLLARMARGTPGEPYTDVGRLDEAEDFMLRVRSIVHMERKHNVNVLDHGMQEVVAERFGSPGDQKRRQVELLMSTYYHHARRIDRSMMTVLKSSQAPPDRNRTVKPIGDDLETAWDGIRFVDGTLASIQPQSWLRPFEAALNEDAEVSEQVLTCIERHGERYAPESFFPTDQERDRLLRVLRPRPGLYARLSDMHERGLLGRMFPEFQKVYCLVVRDFYHKYTVDEHTLRTIRNVEHLCTPRTDSRKRFAGVLRELEQPELLVLALLFHDVGKWTNKNHSEEGVRMAIGALRRLRLPEKSIATVEFLIRHHLQMSVLAFRRDVEDPETATQFARLVGTEERLKLLCLLTLADVDAVSPGVMTPWKEEMLWRLYVETYNRLTLGYSDDAIEDADAVREELSAQRPADVSAADLDAFIEGLPRRYLRVVDQPRVYEHVRLARGLEPREVRSLLEQKDAAWELSTIALDQPGLFANVCGVLSYFGMDILRGQAMTNRHGLVLDIFQFADQEGYLRLNQVARDELTALLEDVIAGNVDIADKLRGRWGSRSTGRPQQPMRPTVRFNNHYSRRFTVLEVVAANAWGLLYRLSHVLSARGCNIDLVLISTEGTLAIDVFHITKDRAKLSDEEQRALTDELQETLAAGA; from the coding sequence ATGCTTCAGTCAGACCCCGCGGCCACGCCCGGCGACACCCGGTCACGGGGAGCGCTCTCCACCCTGTCCACACGTCTGGCCGAAGCCCGCGAGGAGCTCCGCGCGGCGGCGGCCCGGGCACGGGCGGGGGTCCGGACCCTGCGCCGCTACTCGACGCGCATCGACGACATCCTGAAGGACATCTACGAGGCCGGCCGCCAGCTCACGGACAAGCCGACCGCCCTGATTCCACTGGGCGGATACGGACGCCGCCATCTCTGCCAGTGCTCCGACATCGACCTGCTGATCGTCGTCGACGGGGAGATCGGCGCACCGGAGGAGCGGTTTCTGCGGGCGATCCTGCATCCGCTCTGGGACCTCGGCCTGGAGGTCGGGCACCAGGTACGCCGGGTAGCGGAATTCGGCGAGCCGGAGGCGGACAACCCGGAGTACCTCGCCGCACTGCTGGACGCGCGGTTTCTGGTCGGTGACGCGAACGTGTTCGAGCGCTCCGCCAAAGCCTGCCTGGCTGCCGAATCCCCCTGGCGCGCTCCGATGCGGGCGGCGCTGATCGATCTGGCGCGGCAGCGCCACGGGCAGTTCAACCACACCGTGTTCCAGCTCGAGCCGGACATCAAGGACGCCCCGGGGGGGCTGCGTGACGCGACCGCCATCCGGCTGTTGGCCCGCATGGCCCGCGGCACGCCGGGAGAGCCGTACACCGACGTCGGACGCCTAGACGAGGCCGAGGACTTCATGTTGCGGGTCCGCTCCATCGTCCACATGGAGCGAAAACACAACGTCAACGTCCTCGACCATGGCATGCAGGAGGTCGTCGCGGAGCGCTTCGGATCGCCGGGCGACCAGAAGCGGCGGCAGGTCGAGCTGCTGATGAGCACCTACTACCACCATGCGCGGCGGATCGACCGCTCCATGATGACCGTGCTCAAGTCGTCTCAGGCGCCCCCGGACCGGAACCGGACCGTCAAGCCGATCGGGGACGACCTCGAGACCGCGTGGGACGGCATCCGGTTCGTCGACGGCACCCTCGCCTCGATCCAGCCGCAGAGCTGGCTCCGACCGTTCGAGGCTGCGCTGAACGAAGACGCGGAAGTGTCCGAGCAGGTGCTCACCTGCATCGAACGCCACGGGGAGCGCTACGCGCCGGAGAGCTTCTTCCCCACCGACCAGGAACGCGACCGGCTGCTGCGGGTGCTGCGTCCGCGGCCGGGTCTGTACGCACGGCTCTCCGACATGCACGAGCGCGGCCTGCTGGGCAGGATGTTCCCCGAGTTCCAGAAGGTCTACTGCCTGGTCGTGCGCGACTTCTACCACAAGTACACGGTCGACGAGCACACGCTGCGCACCATCCGCAACGTGGAGCACCTGTGCACGCCGCGAACGGACAGCCGGAAGCGCTTCGCCGGGGTGCTCCGCGAGCTGGAGCAGCCTGAGCTGCTGGTGCTGGCTCTGCTGTTCCACGACGTCGGCAAGTGGACCAACAAGAACCACTCGGAAGAGGGGGTGCGCATGGCGATCGGGGCGTTGCGCCGCCTCCGGCTCCCCGAGAAGTCGATCGCGACGGTCGAGTTCCTGATCCGGCACCACCTGCAGATGTCCGTGCTGGCGTTCAGACGCGACGTGGAGGATCCCGAGACCGCGACGCAGTTCGCCCGACTGGTCGGTACCGAGGAGCGGCTGAAGCTGCTCTGCCTGCTGACCCTCGCCGACGTCGACGCGGTCAGCCCCGGCGTCATGACGCCGTGGAAGGAGGAGATGCTGTGGCGTCTCTACGTCGAGACCTACAACCGTCTGACCCTCGGCTACAGTGACGACGCGATCGAGGACGCGGACGCGGTCCGGGAAGAGCTGAGCGCCCAGCGGCCCGCCGACGTGTCCGCGGCGGATCTCGATGCGTTCATCGAGGGACTCCCCCGGCGCTACCTGCGCGTGGTCGACCAACCGCGGGTCTACGAGCACGTCCGGCTCGCGCGCGGGCTGGAGCCGCGGGAGGTCCGGTCGCTGCTGGAACAGAAGGACGCCGCGTGGGAGCTCAGCACGATCGCGCTGGATCAACCCGGCCTGTTCGCGAACGTGTGCGGCGTCCTCTCGTACTTCGGCATGGACATTCTGCGCGGACAGGCGATGACCAACCGGCACGGCCTGGTGCTGGACATCTTTCAGTTCGCGGACCAGGAAGGGTATCTGCGGCTGAACCAGGTGGCCCGCGACGAGCTGACGGCGCTGCTCGAGGATGTCATCGCCGGCAACGTCGACATCGCCGACAAGCTGCGCGGGCGCTGGGGATCGCGTTCGACCGGCCGCCCGCAGCAACCGATGCGGCCGACCGTACGTTTCAACAATCACTACTCCCGGCGGTTCACGGTACTCGAGGTGGTGGCCGCGAACGCCTGGGGTCTGCTCTATCGTCTCAGCCACGTCCTGTCGGCCCGCGGCTGCAACATCGACCTCGTGCTGATCTCGACCGAGGGCACGCTGGCCATCGACGTCTTCCACATCACCAAGGATCGCGCCAAGCTCTCGGACGAGGAACAGCGGGCGCTGACCGACGAGTTGCAGGAGACCCTCGCCGCCGGCGCATGA